A segment of the Candidatus Poribacteria bacterium genome:
GGTGCGATGGTTTTTACCTTGACGCATCCCAGTGATTTTGAATACAACTTTCCATTCCAATAATAGACAAAGTGAGTCATTTTTCCCTGGGCAGACTCGGCGTTTTGCGTGGTAGGTTTCAACAAGCGCAGCCACCTGTTCAGAAAATCCGTGCTATAGCCAAGGGAAGTGATATTGATCGCAGAGAGTAAGAAATATAAATCTTAACAACAGGGCCGCGTCGCTTGCCGATCCAGGAGGGATTTTCGATGAGACGAACGATGCCAATTCTTTTTTTCTTTTTTACCCTTGTGACCTTGGGAGTGAGAGTTTGTGTTGTTTTTGCCAAGCCACCGGATACTGCCAAAATTGTGTTTGGGGCAAATCGCGAAGGAAATCGAGAGATTTATCTGATGAATCCTGATGGAAGTGCGCAGATGAACATAACGAACCACCGAGCAGATGACATCTATGGTGCCTGGTCCCCCACAGGAGAGCAGATTCTTTTTGCCTCTGACCGAGATCGGTTTCTGGGCAGCTGGGATCTCTATCTGATGGATCCTAATGGTCAAAACGTGCGACCTGTTTTCGGAAAATCAGAGGAAAGACGGCATCCTGAGTGGTCGCCTGATGGCAAACAGATCGCTTACACACGCTTTGATGCGGGTGTCGGGTACATCTACATCGCTACAAGCGATGGAAAAAATGAGGAGCGAGTCGCTATCGGAGGTACTCCGGCGTGGTCTCCCGATGGCACCGAAATCGCCTTTGTTGTTAAAACGGGGGCGAAACGCTGGGAAATCAATATTCTTAATGTGCGGACGCGAAAGCAAAAGGCCTTCTTTCCCCCTAAGGCGACACCTTCATGGCTCCGGGCTCCGAGGTGGTCTCCGAGAGGTGATAAACTTGCCTTTTCTTGGCTTCATCGCGTCCCATTTGTTGACTTCCTTAAAACAGAGACGATCTATACGGTGAATCGGGATGGGACCGGGCTTACACAGATTGTTGATGAAGCGGGTCCAGAGGTTACCTCGCCTGTTTGGTCGCCGCAGGGAGATACCCTGCTCTATGCCCAAGATAGTGAAGAAGCCAGAAGGTCTTTACAAATCTTCAAAATCGTCTTGGGGGAAGAACAACCCGATCAACTCACGGATATTGGGATATGGAATACACCCGAAGACTGGTTTGATCCTGCGTATGCGTTACCGGTTTCACCCCAACCCCAGCTGCTAACGACAATGTGGGGAGAACTGAAACGGGAGTAGGATCCACCAGAAACATAGTCTTTCTCTATCCTGCTGATAAGCTATTGTG
Coding sequences within it:
- a CDS encoding PD40 domain-containing protein; protein product: MRRTMPILFFFFTLVTLGVRVCVVFAKPPDTAKIVFGANREGNREIYLMNPDGSAQMNITNHRADDIYGAWSPTGEQILFASDRDRFLGSWDLYLMDPNGQNVRPVFGKSEERRHPEWSPDGKQIAYTRFDAGVGYIYIATSDGKNEERVAIGGTPAWSPDGTEIAFVVKTGAKRWEINILNVRTRKQKAFFPPKATPSWLRAPRWSPRGDKLAFSWLHRVPFVDFLKTETIYTVNRDGTGLTQIVDEAGPEVTSPVWSPQGDTLLYAQDSEEARRSLQIFKIVLGEEQPDQLTDIGIWNTPEDWFDPAYALPVSPQPQLLTTMWGELKRE